From one Micromonospora siamensis genomic stretch:
- a CDS encoding tyrosine recombinase XerC, protein MREAVDDFAGHLSGVRNRSPHTVRAYVTDLVSLLDHAVRMGCAEPAELDLTVLRSWLARQRTTGAARTSLARRAASARTFSAWAHRAGLLPCDVAAPLASPRAHRELPVVLRTEQAAALVEAPGHPPGVAPSGATTPDGTDPGESVLLRDRVLLELLYGTGVRVSEACGLDVTDVDRGRRVVRVLGKGGRERSVPYGLPAERALREWLDRGRPALAGTASGGALLLGARGARLNPTTARRIVRGYADAAGLPPVSPHGLRHSAATHLLEGGADLRSVQELLGHSSLASTQIYTHVSVERLRAAYRQAHPRA, encoded by the coding sequence ATGCGGGAAGCGGTGGACGATTTCGCCGGCCACCTCTCCGGGGTCCGCAACCGGTCCCCGCACACCGTCCGGGCGTACGTCACCGACCTCGTCTCGCTGCTGGACCATGCCGTCCGGATGGGCTGCGCCGAGCCCGCCGAGCTGGACCTGACCGTGCTGCGCAGCTGGCTGGCCCGGCAACGGACCACCGGCGCCGCCCGTACGTCGCTGGCCCGCCGGGCCGCGTCGGCGCGCACGTTCAGCGCCTGGGCGCACCGGGCCGGTCTGCTCCCCTGCGACGTGGCGGCCCCGCTGGCCAGCCCCCGTGCCCACCGGGAACTCCCCGTGGTGCTCCGCACCGAGCAGGCCGCCGCGCTGGTCGAGGCCCCCGGCCACCCGCCCGGCGTCGCGCCGTCCGGTGCCACCACGCCCGACGGGACGGATCCCGGGGAGTCGGTGCTGCTGCGGGACCGGGTGCTGCTGGAGCTGCTCTACGGCACGGGCGTACGGGTCAGCGAGGCGTGCGGCCTGGACGTCACCGACGTCGACCGGGGGCGCCGGGTGGTCCGGGTCCTCGGCAAGGGCGGCCGGGAACGGTCGGTGCCGTACGGCCTGCCGGCCGAACGGGCCCTGCGGGAGTGGCTGGACCGGGGGCGTCCCGCGCTGGCCGGCACGGCGTCGGGTGGCGCGTTGCTGCTCGGCGCGCGCGGTGCCCGGCTCAACCCGACCACGGCGCGACGGATCGTCCGCGGCTACGCCGACGCCGCCGGCCTGCCGCCGGTCAGCCCGCACGGGCTGCGCCACTCGGCCGCGACGCACCTGCTGGAGGGCGGCGCGGACCTGCGGTCGGTGCAGGAGCTGCTGGGCCACTCCTCGCTGGCCAGCACCCAGATCTACACCCACGTCTCGGTCGAGCGGCTGCGCGCCGCGTACCGGCAGGCGCATCCCCGGGCCTGA
- a CDS encoding DUF2469 domain-containing protein: protein MSAEDLEKYETEMELQLYREYRDIVRQFSYVVETERRFYLANQVDLHVRNSDGEVYFEVEMHDAWVWDMYRPARFVKNVRVMTFKDVNVEELEKPDISLPADSGFGG from the coding sequence ATGAGCGCGGAAGATCTCGAGAAGTACGAGACCGAGATGGAGCTGCAGCTCTACCGGGAGTACCGCGACATTGTCCGCCAGTTCTCCTACGTCGTGGAGACCGAGCGCCGCTTCTACCTCGCCAACCAGGTCGACCTGCACGTGCGCAACTCCGACGGCGAGGTCTACTTCGAGGTCGAGATGCACGACGCCTGGGTGTGGGACATGTACCGTCCCGCGCGCTTCGTCAAGAACGTCCGGGTGATGACGTTCAAGGACGTCAACGTCGAGGAGCTGGAGAAGCCCGACATCTCGCTCCCCGCCGACTCCGGCTTCGGCGGCTGA
- the rpsP gene encoding 30S ribosomal protein S16: protein MAVKIRLLRMGKIRNPQYRIVIADSRTKRDGRAIEFVGVYQPKEDPSVIEVKSERVQYWLSVGAQPSEAVQRLLELTGDWQKFKGLPAPPPLKVAAERADRKAAYEAEAKAAAGLAPETPAKPAKKAAKAEAPAKAEAPAKAEAPAETEAPKTEAPAEAPAAAADAGEQA, encoded by the coding sequence GTGGCCGTAAAGATCCGGCTCCTGCGGATGGGCAAGATCCGCAACCCGCAGTACCGCATCGTCATCGCCGACTCGCGCACCAAGCGTGACGGTCGCGCGATCGAGTTCGTCGGTGTGTACCAGCCGAAGGAAGACCCTTCGGTGATCGAGGTCAAGTCGGAGCGGGTCCAGTACTGGCTCTCGGTCGGCGCGCAGCCGAGCGAGGCCGTGCAGCGCCTGCTGGAGCTGACCGGTGACTGGCAGAAGTTCAAGGGCCTGCCGGCCCCGCCGCCGCTGAAGGTGGCCGCCGAGCGCGCCGACCGCAAGGCGGCGTACGAGGCCGAGGCGAAGGCCGCCGCCGGGCTGGCCCCGGAGACCCCGGCCAAGCCGGCCAAGAAGGCCGCCAAGGCCGAGGCCCCCGCCAAGGCCGAGGCCCCCGCCAAGGCCGAGGCCCCCGCCGAGACCGAGGCGCCGAAGACCGAGGCTCCGGCCGAGGCCCCGGCCGCTGCTGCCGACGCCGGTGAGCAGGCCTGA
- a CDS encoding DNA-processing protein DprA, which yields MTDDEDRLARVALTWLAEPGTRSVHRLVGQWGAGDALDLLLDGGAPDEQLRAAVAARLGAGNPRAVAAEALSRADRLGARLVVPRDDEWPRQVGDLHRLVLPVADRKVDRETAPPLCFWVRGGWPLAEALDRSVAVVGARAATGYGVHVATEIGYGLADRQWTVVSGGAFGIDSAAHRGALSAGGVTVAVLACGVDRPYPMGNTALFDRIADTGLLVSEWLPGSEPLRPRFLIRNRVIAAGTRGSVLVEASARSGATQTMRRALAIERQAMVVPGPVTSAMSVGAHELLREYPKARLVTGIAHVLEEVGRIGADLAEPARGPHRPTDLLDDEAALIRESLPRRGTIGVDALAARAGVDVRTALRKLSLLEELALVVRRPDGYALAQPPARRAGGA from the coding sequence ATGACCGACGACGAGGACCGGCTCGCCCGGGTGGCCCTGACCTGGCTGGCCGAACCGGGCACCCGCTCGGTGCACCGGCTGGTCGGCCAGTGGGGTGCCGGCGACGCCCTGGACCTGCTGCTCGACGGCGGGGCGCCGGACGAGCAACTGCGGGCCGCCGTGGCGGCCCGGCTCGGCGCCGGGAACCCCCGGGCGGTCGCCGCCGAGGCCCTGTCCCGCGCCGACCGGCTGGGCGCCCGGCTGGTCGTCCCGCGCGACGACGAGTGGCCCCGGCAGGTTGGCGACCTGCACCGGCTGGTGCTGCCGGTGGCCGACCGCAAGGTGGACCGGGAGACCGCTCCGCCGCTCTGCTTCTGGGTGCGCGGCGGCTGGCCGCTGGCCGAGGCCCTCGACCGTTCGGTCGCCGTGGTCGGCGCCCGGGCCGCCACCGGGTACGGCGTGCACGTGGCGACCGAGATCGGGTACGGGCTCGCCGACCGGCAGTGGACGGTGGTCTCCGGCGGCGCGTTCGGCATCGACTCCGCCGCACACCGGGGTGCGCTGAGCGCCGGCGGCGTCACCGTGGCGGTGCTGGCCTGCGGGGTGGACCGGCCCTACCCGATGGGCAACACGGCGCTGTTCGACCGGATCGCCGACACCGGGCTCCTGGTCAGCGAGTGGCTGCCGGGCTCCGAGCCGCTGCGGCCGCGGTTCCTGATCCGCAACCGGGTGATCGCCGCGGGCACCCGGGGCAGCGTGCTGGTGGAGGCGTCGGCGCGCAGCGGGGCCACCCAGACGATGCGGCGGGCGCTGGCCATCGAGCGGCAGGCCATGGTGGTTCCCGGGCCGGTCACCTCGGCCATGTCCGTGGGCGCCCACGAGCTGCTCCGCGAGTACCCGAAGGCCCGCCTGGTCACCGGGATCGCCCACGTGCTGGAGGAGGTGGGCCGGATCGGGGCCGACCTGGCCGAGCCGGCCCGCGGCCCGCACCGCCCGACCGACCTGCTCGACGACGAGGCGGCGCTGATCCGCGAGTCGCTGCCCCGGCGCGGGACGATCGGGGTGGACGCGCTCGCCGCCCGGGCCGGCGTGGACGTCCGGACGGCGCTGCGGAAGCTGTCCCTGCTGGAGGAACTGGCCCTGGTGGTCCGCCGCCCGGACGGCTACGCGCTGGCCCAGCCGCCGGCCCGCCGTGCCGGGGGTGCCTGA
- a CDS encoding RNA-binding protein: MPTPVSRPDVALRPALEHLVKGIVDHPDDVRVRMVDSRRGKRLEVRVHPEDLGTVIGRSGRTAKALRQVIGSIGGRGVRVDIVDSY, translated from the coding sequence CTGCCGACGCCGGTGAGCAGGCCTGACGTGGCACTGCGTCCCGCGCTGGAGCACCTGGTCAAGGGCATCGTCGACCACCCGGACGACGTCCGGGTGCGGATGGTCGATTCCCGTCGGGGCAAGCGGCTGGAAGTCCGCGTGCACCCCGAGGACCTCGGTACGGTGATCGGGCGGTCCGGCCGGACCGCCAAGGCGCTGCGCCAGGTGATCGGCTCCATCGGTGGACGCGGGGTACGCGTCGACATCGTCGACTCGTACTGA
- the trmD gene encoding tRNA (guanosine(37)-N1)-methyltransferase TrmD: protein MRVDIVSIFPEYFAPLDLSLIGKARANGTLRLAVHDLRSWTHDVHRTVDDTPYGGGPGMVMRPEPWGEALDALAPDELSPDGHTLPRLLVPSPAGVPFTQAMAHELAAESHLLFACGRYEGIDQRVLDHAATRMRVTEVSLGDYVLFGGEVAVLVILEAVTRLLPGVLGNAGSLDEESHAHGLLEAPMYTKPATWRGLEVPEVLRSGDHGRIARWRRDEALTRTTTRRPDMIAALPPQNLDKRDAAALDRAGFQLPPGDVAK, encoded by the coding sequence ATGCGCGTCGACATCGTGTCGATCTTCCCCGAGTACTTCGCCCCGCTCGACCTGTCGCTGATCGGCAAGGCCCGCGCGAACGGGACGCTGCGGCTGGCCGTACACGATCTGCGGAGCTGGACCCACGACGTGCACCGCACGGTCGACGACACGCCCTACGGCGGCGGTCCGGGCATGGTGATGCGGCCCGAGCCGTGGGGTGAGGCGCTGGACGCCCTCGCCCCCGACGAGCTCAGCCCGGACGGGCACACCCTGCCCCGGCTGCTGGTCCCCTCCCCGGCGGGCGTCCCGTTCACCCAGGCCATGGCGCACGAGCTGGCCGCCGAGTCGCACCTGCTCTTCGCCTGCGGCCGGTACGAGGGCATCGACCAGCGGGTGCTCGACCACGCGGCGACCCGGATGCGGGTGACCGAGGTCTCCCTCGGTGACTACGTGCTCTTCGGCGGCGAGGTCGCGGTGCTGGTGATCCTGGAGGCGGTCACCCGACTGCTGCCCGGGGTGCTGGGCAACGCCGGCTCGCTGGACGAGGAGTCGCACGCCCACGGCCTGCTGGAGGCCCCGATGTACACCAAGCCGGCGACCTGGCGCGGGCTGGAGGTGCCGGAGGTGCTCCGCTCCGGTGACCACGGGCGGATCGCCCGCTGGCGGCGCGACGAGGCGCTGACCCGTACGACCACCCGACGCCCCGACATGATCGCCGCCCTGCCGCCGCAGAACCTGGACAAGCGGGACGCCGCGGCGCTGGACCGGGCCGGATTTCAGCTGCCGCCGGGGGATGTGGCAAAGTAG
- the rimM gene encoding ribosome maturation factor RimM (Essential for efficient processing of 16S rRNA): MDLVVGRIGKPHGIRGEVTVEVRTDEPEARFAPGTVLRTEPGAGAPPAAGAYRVPAELTVEAARWHQGHLLVAFDGVLDRNVAEALRGTLLVVDSGDVPPPEDPEEFHDHQLVGLAVVTPAGERLGEVARIDHAPASDMLVLRRPEGRTALIPFVKAIVPEVDLAGGRVVVDPPGGLLDL, encoded by the coding sequence ATGGACCTCGTCGTCGGCAGGATCGGCAAGCCGCACGGGATCCGCGGTGAGGTCACCGTGGAGGTGCGGACCGATGAGCCCGAAGCTCGTTTCGCCCCGGGGACGGTGCTGCGCACCGAACCCGGGGCGGGCGCGCCCCCGGCGGCCGGGGCCTACCGGGTTCCGGCGGAGCTGACCGTCGAGGCGGCCCGGTGGCACCAGGGCCACCTGCTGGTCGCCTTCGACGGGGTGCTGGACCGCAACGTCGCCGAGGCGCTGCGCGGCACCCTGCTCGTGGTGGACAGCGGCGACGTGCCGCCCCCGGAGGACCCGGAGGAGTTCCACGACCACCAGCTGGTCGGCCTGGCCGTGGTCACCCCGGCCGGTGAGCGGCTCGGCGAGGTGGCCCGGATCGACCACGCGCCCGCCTCCGACATGCTGGTGCTGCGTCGCCCCGAGGGGCGTACCGCGCTCATCCCGTTCGTCAAGGCGATCGTGCCCGAGGTGGACCTCGCCGGCGGTCGTGTCGTCGTCGACCCGCCGGGCGGACTGCTCGACCTGTAG
- a CDS encoding aminotransferase class V-fold PLP-dependent enzyme — protein MSVPQPPEPVPGARLLFSLDAAVSHLNHGSFGAVPIGVQRAQQRLRDEMESNPLRFFTQGLIDRITHARRHLATFLGADPAGTALVGNATTGVAVVLGSLGLRPGDEVLTTDHGYGAVAFAVERECRRTGATHRVLRVPLTATDEEVVEIVRSGLRPGRTKLLVVDQLTSPTAKLLPTAAIVGVARERQVPVLVDAAHAPGMLPTPVASVGADFWVGNLHKWAYAPRGTAVLAVAPPWRERIEPLVVSWEQPAGFPGNVEWQATLDYTPWLAAPVGLYTLRSLGVDRLRAHNAALAAYGQRVVGDALGVAPADLPHPGGPAVAMRIVPLPPGVATTIDAARELQRRIADRLATEVAVTSWGGRGWLRLCGQIYNSPDEYDRLAVRLPPFLAAA, from the coding sequence GTGAGCGTTCCGCAGCCGCCCGAGCCGGTCCCCGGCGCCCGGCTGCTCTTCTCGCTCGATGCGGCGGTGAGCCACCTCAACCACGGCTCCTTCGGCGCGGTGCCGATCGGCGTGCAACGGGCGCAGCAGCGGCTCCGCGACGAGATGGAGAGCAACCCGCTGCGCTTCTTCACCCAGGGGTTGATCGACCGGATCACGCACGCCCGGCGGCACCTGGCCACCTTCCTCGGCGCCGACCCGGCGGGCACCGCGCTGGTCGGCAACGCCACCACCGGGGTGGCGGTCGTCCTCGGGTCGCTCGGCCTGCGCCCCGGGGACGAGGTGCTGACCACCGACCACGGGTACGGCGCGGTCGCGTTCGCAGTCGAACGGGAGTGCCGGCGCACCGGCGCCACCCATCGGGTGCTGCGGGTGCCGCTGACCGCCACCGACGAGGAGGTCGTCGAGATCGTCCGGTCCGGTCTGCGCCCCGGCCGGACGAAGCTGCTGGTGGTCGACCAGCTCACCTCGCCCACCGCCAAGCTGCTGCCGACCGCCGCGATCGTGGGCGTGGCCCGGGAACGCCAGGTGCCGGTGCTGGTCGACGCCGCGCACGCACCGGGCATGCTGCCCACGCCGGTGGCCAGCGTCGGCGCCGACTTCTGGGTGGGCAACCTGCACAAGTGGGCGTACGCCCCGCGCGGCACGGCGGTCCTGGCGGTGGCGCCGCCGTGGCGGGAGCGGATCGAGCCACTGGTGGTCTCCTGGGAGCAGCCGGCCGGGTTCCCCGGGAACGTGGAGTGGCAGGCCACCCTGGACTACACGCCGTGGCTGGCCGCGCCGGTCGGGCTCTACACACTGCGCAGCCTCGGCGTCGACCGGCTACGCGCGCACAACGCCGCACTGGCCGCGTACGGGCAGCGGGTGGTGGGGGACGCCCTGGGCGTGGCGCCGGCCGACCTGCCGCACCCCGGCGGGCCGGCGGTGGCGATGCGGATCGTGCCGCTCCCGCCGGGAGTCGCCACCACCATCGACGCGGCGCGGGAGCTGCAGAGGCGGATCGCCGACCGGCTCGCCACCGAGGTGGCGGTGACCAGCTGGGGTGGGCGCGGCTGGTTGCGGCTCTGCGGCCAGATCTACAACTCGCCCGACGAGTACGACCGCCTGGCCGTGCGGCTGCCTCCCTTCCTCGCCGCCGCCTGA
- the rplS gene encoding 50S ribosomal protein L19, with protein MNILDALDAQSKRVDLPDFRAGDTVKVHARVVEGNRSRVQIFQGVVIRRQGDGLRETFTVRKVSFGVGVERTYPLNGPGIDRIEVVTRGDVRRAKLYYLRELRGKKAKIKELREKQPAN; from the coding sequence ATGAACATCCTGGACGCCCTTGACGCCCAGTCGAAGCGGGTCGACCTCCCTGACTTCCGTGCCGGTGACACCGTGAAGGTGCACGCGCGGGTCGTCGAGGGCAACCGGTCCCGTGTCCAGATCTTCCAGGGCGTGGTCATCCGCCGCCAGGGTGACGGCCTGCGCGAGACCTTCACCGTCCGCAAGGTCAGCTTCGGCGTGGGTGTTGAGCGGACCTATCCGCTCAACGGCCCGGGCATCGACCGGATCGAGGTCGTGACCCGCGGTGACGTCCGTCGGGCCAAGCTCTACTACCTGCGCGAGCTGCGCGGCAAGAAGGCCAAGATCAAGGAGCTTCGCGAGAAGCAGCCGGCCAACTGA
- a CDS encoding ribonuclease HII has product MLTPPRTVVRRDGGLYALERALQRRGFRHVAGADEAGRGACAGPLVAAAVVLPEGRRGEIDGLADSKLLTPASRERIHDEVVARALAYAVVVIPAEEVDARGLHVCNLAAMRRALASLTTRPEYVLTDGFGVDGLDVPGLAVWKGDRVAACVAAASVLAKVTRDRIMVELDANFPGYGFAEHKGYITAEHTAALREHGPCVEHRFSYVNVAAISGREGRPPRSRRPAPDGRHEPMARSAAAGGTVGVALDEQPRPPAPVGEDVVMEGGER; this is encoded by the coding sequence ATGCTGACGCCCCCGCGCACCGTGGTGCGCCGCGACGGCGGCCTGTACGCCTTGGAGCGGGCGTTGCAGCGGCGCGGCTTCCGGCACGTCGCCGGCGCCGACGAGGCCGGCCGGGGCGCCTGCGCCGGGCCGCTGGTCGCCGCCGCGGTGGTGCTGCCCGAGGGGCGGCGCGGTGAGATCGACGGACTGGCGGACTCCAAACTGCTCACCCCGGCCAGCCGGGAGCGGATCCACGACGAGGTGGTGGCCCGGGCGCTGGCGTACGCGGTGGTGGTGATCCCCGCGGAGGAGGTCGACGCCCGCGGCCTGCACGTGTGCAACCTGGCCGCGATGCGCCGGGCGCTGGCCTCCCTCACCACCCGCCCGGAGTACGTGCTGACCGACGGGTTCGGCGTCGACGGGCTGGACGTGCCGGGCCTCGCGGTCTGGAAGGGTGACCGGGTGGCGGCCTGCGTGGCGGCGGCCAGCGTGCTGGCCAAGGTCACCCGGGACCGGATCATGGTGGAGCTGGACGCCAACTTCCCCGGGTACGGCTTCGCCGAGCACAAGGGCTACATCACCGCCGAGCACACGGCGGCCCTGCGGGAGCACGGTCCCTGCGTCGAGCACCGGTTCTCGTACGTCAACGTCGCCGCGATCTCCGGCCGGGAGGGACGACCTCCCCGGTCCCGCCGACCGGCCCCCGACGGCCGGCACGAGCCGATGGCGCGTTCGGCGGCGGCAGGGGGTACCGTCGGCGTGGCGTTGGACGAGCAGCCTCGGCCCCCGGCGCCGGTGGGGGAAGATGTGGTCATGGAAGGCGGAGAGCGATGA
- the lepB gene encoding signal peptidase I has protein sequence MIDEQTDKSRSSFWKELPILLGVAILVAVLVRAFVLQTFFIPSPSMENTLKIDDRVLVNKLVYDFRSPHRGEVVVFKAPTEWSGNPDGEDFIKRVIGVGGDHVVCCDADRLVINGKPLTEPYVYSADGVQDKPADQDFDITVPKGRLWVMGDHRSASGDSLEHWQQSGQNIDSATIPEDQVVGRAFTVFWPLNRATWLTVPKQFDGVPNP, from the coding sequence GTGATTGACGAGCAGACCGACAAGTCGCGCAGCTCCTTCTGGAAGGAGCTGCCCATCCTCCTGGGTGTGGCGATCCTGGTCGCGGTGCTGGTGCGGGCCTTCGTACTGCAGACCTTCTTCATCCCCTCCCCGTCCATGGAGAACACCCTCAAGATCGACGATCGGGTGCTGGTCAACAAGCTGGTGTACGACTTCCGGTCGCCGCACCGCGGCGAGGTGGTGGTCTTCAAGGCACCGACCGAGTGGAGCGGCAACCCGGACGGCGAGGACTTCATCAAGCGGGTGATCGGTGTCGGCGGCGACCACGTGGTCTGCTGCGACGCCGACCGACTGGTGATCAACGGCAAGCCGCTGACGGAGCCGTACGTCTACTCCGCCGACGGCGTGCAGGACAAGCCCGCCGACCAGGACTTCGACATCACCGTCCCGAAGGGGCGGCTGTGGGTGATGGGCGACCACCGGTCGGCCTCCGGCGACTCGCTGGAGCACTGGCAGCAGTCGGGTCAGAACATCGACAGCGCCACCATCCCCGAGGACCAGGTGGTCGGTCGCGCGTTCACCGTCTTCTGGCCGCTGAACCGGGCCACCTGGTTGACCGTGCCGAAGCAGTTCGACGGCGTCCCCAACCCGTAG
- a CDS encoding sulfite oxidase gives MTTMDDVSRPSRVAAADEAISAEELQLAARNHGIPLEALRYDVTPAGLHYLLIHYDIPELDPAAHTLAVDGAVDRPLDLDLAALRERPRVSHKVTLECAGNGRALLHPRPVSQPWLVEAVGNAEWTGTPLAPLLREAGLSPDAVDVVFTGADHGVERGVEQDYQRALPVADALRDEVLLAYEMNGAPLLPQHGAPLRLIVPGWYGMAHVKWLRGVTVTTAPFEGYQNAVAYRLRRDADDPGVPVTRIEPRALVRPPGFPDFMSRTRVLRPGACLLDGRAWSGHAPVDAVEVTVDGGASWAPAELDPPTAGEWAWRRWRYAWTPEPGRYVLGARATDASGRSQPVAQPWNRGGFANNLVQRVEVVVLPE, from the coding sequence ATGACCACCATGGACGACGTCAGCCGCCCCTCCCGGGTGGCCGCTGCGGACGAGGCGATCAGCGCCGAGGAGCTGCAACTGGCCGCCCGCAACCACGGCATCCCGCTGGAGGCGCTGCGCTACGACGTGACCCCGGCCGGCCTGCACTACCTGCTGATCCACTACGACATCCCGGAGCTGGACCCGGCGGCGCACACGCTGGCCGTCGACGGCGCCGTGGACCGGCCGCTCGACCTCGACCTGGCCGCGCTGCGGGAGCGTCCCCGGGTCAGCCACAAGGTCACCCTGGAGTGCGCCGGCAACGGGCGGGCGCTGCTGCACCCACGCCCGGTGAGCCAGCCGTGGCTGGTGGAGGCCGTCGGCAACGCCGAGTGGACCGGCACCCCGCTGGCGCCGCTGCTGCGTGAGGCGGGACTGTCGCCGGACGCCGTCGACGTCGTCTTCACCGGCGCTGACCACGGGGTCGAGCGCGGCGTCGAGCAGGACTACCAGCGGGCGCTGCCGGTGGCGGACGCGCTCCGCGACGAGGTGCTGCTGGCGTACGAGATGAACGGTGCTCCCCTGCTGCCGCAGCACGGCGCGCCGCTGCGGCTGATCGTGCCCGGCTGGTATGGCATGGCCCACGTGAAGTGGCTGCGGGGCGTCACGGTGACCACCGCGCCGTTCGAGGGCTACCAGAACGCGGTCGCCTACCGGCTGCGGCGGGACGCGGACGATCCCGGCGTGCCGGTGACCCGGATCGAGCCGAGGGCGCTGGTCCGGCCGCCGGGCTTCCCGGACTTCATGTCCCGGACCCGGGTGCTGCGTCCGGGGGCGTGCCTGCTGGACGGCCGGGCCTGGTCGGGGCACGCGCCGGTCGACGCGGTGGAGGTGACCGTCGACGGCGGGGCGAGCTGGGCGCCGGCGGAGCTCGACCCACCCACCGCCGGGGAGTGGGCGTGGCGGCGGTGGCGGTACGCGTGGACGCCGGAGCCGGGCCGGTACGTGCTGGGCGCGCGGGCGACCGACGCCTCGGGGCGCAGCCAGCCGGTCGCGCAGCCGTGGAACCGGGGCGGCTTCGCCAACAACCTGGTCCAGCGGGTGGAGGTCGTGGTCCTGCCGGAGTGA
- a CDS encoding M23 family metallopeptidase, whose translation MRTTPRRCAATLLVGVLLLVLAPAPVVGAASPPPTGATRWPAAPAPPSRSVSPSRWVSPSRLVFGWPLPGTPVPVRRFAPPPRPWLPGHRGVDLAGGPGVVVRAPGPGVVLFAGRVAGRPVVTVGHTDGLRTTYEPVRPAVHVGEVLAAGATLGALLPGHSGCPVPACLHWGLLRGTEYLDPLALLAAGPVRLLPVGDDGQAAARKGGSRTARRSYSSGEL comes from the coding sequence GTGCGAACGACTCCGCGGCGCTGCGCCGCCACCCTGCTGGTCGGCGTCCTGCTCCTGGTCCTGGCGCCGGCCCCGGTGGTCGGAGCGGCGTCCCCGCCGCCGACGGGAGCGACACGGTGGCCGGCGGCTCCGGCCCCGCCGTCCCGGTCGGTGTCGCCGTCTCGATGGGTGTCGCCGTCCCGGCTGGTGTTCGGGTGGCCGCTGCCCGGGACACCCGTGCCGGTCCGCCGCTTCGCGCCGCCCCCGCGACCCTGGCTCCCCGGCCACCGGGGCGTCGACCTGGCCGGCGGGCCCGGGGTCGTGGTCCGGGCGCCCGGGCCCGGGGTGGTGCTCTTCGCCGGGCGGGTCGCCGGCCGCCCGGTGGTCACCGTCGGGCACACCGACGGACTGCGCACCACGTACGAGCCGGTCCGGCCGGCCGTGCACGTGGGTGAGGTGCTGGCGGCCGGCGCGACGCTGGGCGCACTGCTGCCCGGGCACTCCGGCTGCCCGGTCCCGGCCTGCCTGCACTGGGGACTGCTCCGGGGCACGGAGTACCTCGATCCGCTGGCGCTGCTGGCCGCCGGGCCGGTCCGGCTGCTCCCGGTCGGAGACGACGGTCAGGCGGCGGCGAGGAAGGGAGGCAGCCGCACGGCCAGGCGGTCGTACTCGTCGGGCGAGTTGTAG
- a CDS encoding NUDIX hydrolase, with protein sequence MTVYTPRRAARVLLVDGAGRVLLFVGVDPARPEHRYWFTPGGGLEPGETYPVAAARELAEETGLRLPPTAFGAPVHRDVTEFPFDGVWYRQDQEFFLVRVDSHDVDTMGFNEIERASMLDHRWWSEPELAATGERYYPPDLPAILRRALAGPPAAPRRAVPAPPGPPVGSIGPTCRGGGEC encoded by the coding sequence GTGACCGTCTACACCCCTCGTCGCGCCGCGCGTGTGCTGCTGGTCGACGGGGCCGGTCGGGTGCTGCTCTTCGTGGGCGTCGACCCGGCCCGCCCCGAGCACCGGTACTGGTTCACCCCCGGCGGTGGCCTGGAGCCCGGCGAGACCTACCCGGTCGCCGCGGCGCGTGAGCTGGCCGAGGAGACCGGGCTGCGGCTCCCACCGACCGCGTTCGGAGCGCCGGTGCACCGCGACGTGACCGAGTTCCCCTTCGACGGGGTCTGGTACCGGCAGGATCAGGAGTTCTTCCTGGTCCGGGTCGACTCGCACGACGTCGACACAATGGGGTTCAACGAGATCGAGCGGGCCAGCATGCTCGACCACCGCTGGTGGTCCGAGCCGGAGCTGGCCGCCACCGGCGAGCGGTACTACCCGCCCGACCTGCCGGCGATCCTGCGCCGGGCGCTGGCCGGGCCCCCCGCCGCGCCGAGGCGGGCCGTCCCCGCCCCGCCCGGGCCGCCGGTCGGCAGCATCGGCCCGACCTGCCGCGGCGGTGGCGAATGCTGA